CGAACTCGATCGTCTCCTGTCTGCGTGCGGCGCGCGAAAACGCCCGCAGCGTCCGCGAGATCATCTCCTCGGCCATGTGGCTGGAGCTGAACAAGTTTTATCTCATGGTGCGCGGCGCCTCGCACAACTGGTCGATGTCGCGAGCCCATGATTTTTTCGATCAGATCATCACCAGCAGCCATTTGCTGGCCGGTATCACCGACGCCACGATGTCGCACGGCGAAGCGTGGCATTTCGCCCGGATGGGATTGCTCCTGGAGCGAGCCGACAAGACGTCGCGCATCCTGGACGTGAAATACTTCATCCTGCTTCCCACGATTCGCGACGTGGGAACGCCGCTCGATACCATCCAGTGGGCCGCGCTGTTGAAATCGGCAAGCGCCCTGGAGATGTATCGCAAAAGCCGCGGACGGATCACGCCCAGCTCGGTCGTCGATTTTCTGATTCTCGATCGGCACTTTCCGCGATCGATCCGTTTCTGCCTGTTAGGGGCCGAGGACTCGCTGCACCGCATCACCGGCAGCGATCACGGCACGTTCGCCAATCCGGCCGAGCAACGGCTGGGCCGCCTGCGGGCCGAACTCGATTACACGCAAGTCAGCGATATCATCAACCAGGGGCTGCACGAGTACCTCGACCAGTTCCAGACCAAGCTCAACCTGGTCGGAGAAGGCATCTCGGAAACCTTCTTCGCCCCGCAGCCCGTTGCCGCCCCTGCTATGATGCGCGAGCGGCAGTATCAGTAGCCGTTAAAAAGTTGGCAGATGGCAGTGAAGAAGTAGTCAGTAGCCGGGTCAGTAGCCGGTAGGCAGTAGTCAGTAAGTAACGCGCGCCGTTGTGACACCAGTTAGCCGCCGGACTCGCCCGGCGGTCTTCACCGACTCGCGTCTGCGAGCAGAAACGTGCATGCGCTACCGGCCTGTCCCACCCGTGCCGCGTCGGTGCCGGCGCATGATAAGATGCCCCTGCGGCGAATAACGGTCGTCCATTCCAGCCCGAAGCGCTAGCGAGGGACTTTTTCCGCTCGACAAAAACCCTCGCTGGCGCTTCGGGCTATTGTTCGATCGTCGTCTCGCAGGTCGAGGCCTCACGGTCGTGTTTTTTTCAACGTCGCGGCAATTGGTCATGAACCTCGAAATTCAAGTGATGGCCGATGCCGATGAGTTGGCGGCTGCCGCCGCGCGGCAGATCGTGGATATCGCGGCCCGATCGATCGCCGCTCGTGGCCAGTTCACGATGGCCCTCGCCGGCGGTCACACGCCGGAAAAAACGTACGGATTACTCACGCGCGCTCCGCTAGCCGGCACAATCGATTGGGCCAGGTCGTGGCTTTTCTTCGGCGACGAGCGGTTTGTGCCACTCGACGACGCCCGCAGCAACTACGCGATGGCACGCCGGGCGCTCTTGGAAGCCGCGCCAATTCCCGCGGATCACGTGTTCCCCGCGCCAACTGATCGCGCTACGCCGGCCGCCAGCGCCGCAAAATACCAGCGGCAATTGGCCGGTTTTTTCAGTTTGCCCGAGAGTGGGCCGCCGCCGATTTTTGATTTGATTCTGCTCGGCCTGGGGGACGACGGTCATACCGCGTCATTATTTCCGGGCGCCGCGGCTCTGCAGGAAAAGACGGCGTGGGTGACTTCGAGTCCGCCGGGCGTGTTGCCGCCGCCGGTCGACCGGGTGACGTTCACGTTTCCCACGCTCAATGCTGCGCGGCACGTAATGTTTCTCGTCTCGGGCGCCAATAAAGCCGAAGCAGTGCGCGACGTGCTGGACAATCATGCACCGCTCGAGCGACGCCCGGCTGCCGGCGTGCTGCCGGAATATGGTACGCTAACGTGGCTGTTGGACGAGCCCGCTGCCAGGTCGCTGCGGAAACGCTAGCGTGTTGTCCACGCGACGACGTTGCAAATCGTTCTGCACTGCTGGAAAAGCCACCAGCGGCACGCCGAGCGCTCTTCTCGCGGACGCTAGTCTGGTGAGGAGCGCCGGGCGAGCCCGGCGGCTAAATATGGATCACAACAACGCGTACTTCTTCACTCACTACCGGC
This DNA window, taken from Pirellulales bacterium, encodes the following:
- a CDS encoding alpha-E domain-containing protein, translated to MLSRVADSIFWMNRYIERAENVARFIEVNLHLTLGLTNNGFANQWEPLVTTTGDHDQFIERYGVATQKNVIDFLTFDKDNPNSIVSCLRAARENARSVREIISSAMWLELNKFYLMVRGASHNWSMSRAHDFFDQIITSSHLLAGITDATMSHGEAWHFARMGLLLERADKTSRILDVKYFILLPTIRDVGTPLDTIQWAALLKSASALEMYRKSRGRITPSSVVDFLILDRHFPRSIRFCLLGAEDSLHRITGSDHGTFANPAEQRLGRLRAELDYTQVSDIINQGLHEYLDQFQTKLNLVGEGISETFFAPQPVAAPAMMRERQYQ
- the pgl gene encoding 6-phosphogluconolactonase, with the protein product MNLEIQVMADADELAAAAARQIVDIAARSIAARGQFTMALAGGHTPEKTYGLLTRAPLAGTIDWARSWLFFGDERFVPLDDARSNYAMARRALLEAAPIPADHVFPAPTDRATPAASAAKYQRQLAGFFSLPESGPPPIFDLILLGLGDDGHTASLFPGAAALQEKTAWVTSSPPGVLPPPVDRVTFTFPTLNAARHVMFLVSGANKAEAVRDVLDNHAPLERRPAAGVLPEYGTLTWLLDEPAARSLRKR